In a single window of the Stigmatopora nigra isolate UIUO_SnigA chromosome 7, RoL_Snig_1.1, whole genome shotgun sequence genome:
- the LOC144199558 gene encoding uncharacterized protein LOC144199558 has translation MAYSTATLAQGCFGKVYKEKYNGTWAAIKKVPQHLIERKDLERECQVYNNAKHPNIVKLLGNIKMIDGKWIIPMEFIFGEDLETTIFMKDKSKIQLTPAIQGQIIVGMCEGLLHLHSKDIVHQDLKPDNIMVEHKTNRAVIIDLGLAKFFRQGLNSAMDAGNPAYSAPEVLRRHGQRDQRSDVWAMGKIIAELCARVRLHTPNVCPAKIWDVLGNQPYRQPVSRMVESDPARRASMVGVIDDLRKVLGDQGRLTPPLSQPGKRSPSPGRGGGAPPHNRPGRKKI, from the exons ATGGCGTACTCCACCGCGACTCTGGCGCAAGGCTGCTTCGGTAAAGTGTACAAGGAAAAGTACAACGGCACGTGGGCCGCCATCAAGAAGGTTCCGCAACACCTCATCGAGCGGAAGGACTTGGAGAGGGAATGCCAAGTGTACAA TAATGCCAAACACCCGAACATTGTGAAGCTGTTGGGTAACATCAAGATGATAGACGGCAAATGGATTATTCCCATGGAGTTTATCTTCGGGGAGGATCTGGAAACCACCATCTTCATGAAGGACAAGTCCAAAATACAG TTGACTCCGGCGATTCAAGGCCAAATCATCGTAGGCATGTGCGAGGGTCTCCTGCACCTCCACTCCAAAGACATCGTCCATCAAGACCTCAAGCCGGACAACATCATG GTGGAACACAAGACCAACCGGGCTGTGATCATCGACTTGGGCCTGGCCAAGTTCTTCCGCCAGGGCTTGAACTCGGCCATGGACGCGGGCAACCCGGCCTACTCGGCACCCGAGGTCCTCCGCCGCCACGGCCAGAGGGACCAGCGCTCCGACGTGTGGGCCATGGGCAAGATCATCGCAGAGCTTTGCGCGCGGGTGCGCCTGCACACGCCCAACGTGTGCCCGGCTAAGATCTGGGATGTTCTCGGCAACCAACCGTATCGCCAGCCCGTCTCCAGGATGGTGGAGAGCGACCCGGCTCGCAGGGCTTCCATGGTGGGAGTCATCGACGACCTCAGGAAGGTGCTGGGGGATCAGGGTCGTCTCACGCCGCCCCTCAGCCAGCCCGGGAAGCGGTCGCCGTCGCCGGGGCGAGGGGGCGGAGCTCCGCCACACAACAGGCCAGGTAGGAAAAAAATCTAA
- the LOC144199710 gene encoding beta-1,4-galactosyltransferase 3: protein MIALQSKWRCLLMFLGIQLVVVALLSREGYHKRITYFIRIFRKVDSTTTGLPGYLTETPGDVYASHANHSYASEVAQGQSGEDYYCPKTSPLLGGAFRVTFPSGLTLAEVQRKNPAVERGGRYRPSECKARHSTAVIIPHRLREHHLKFLLYYLHPFLQRQQLDYAIYVIHQAGNDTFNRAKLMNVGFREAMREEDWGCLFFHDVDLIPEDDRNSYTCDANPKHSAIAMDKFGYKLPYQMYFGGVSALTPLHYLKINGFPNNYWGWGGEDDDIAARVSLAGLSITRPSLKVGRYKMIKHKHDKGNDINPKRFNMLAKTRQTWKQDGMNTVQYSVLSRQYLPLYTNITVDIGSETRTVSHQP from the exons ATGATCGCCTTGCAGTCCAAATGGCGTTGCCTGTTGATGTTTTTGGGCATccagttggtggtggtggcactACTTTCCCGCGAGGGTTACCACAAAAGGATCACCTACTTCATCCGGATTTTCCGCAAAGTGGACTCGACGACCACCGGATTGCCCGGATACCTCACGGAAACCCCGGGTGACGTTTATGCTAGCCACGCTAACCACTCTTACGCCTCCGAGGTGGCGCAAGGACAAAGCGGCGAGGATTACTACTGTCCCAAAACGTCTCCGCTTTTGG GCGGTGCCTTCCGCGTCACCTTCCCGTCGGGCCTGACGCTGGCCGAAGTGCAGCGCAAGAACCCGGCGGTGGAGCGCGGCGGGCGCTACCGACCCAGCGAGTGCAAGGCCCGCCACAGCACGGCCGTGATCATCCCGCACCGCCTCCGCGAGCACCACCTCAAGTTCCTGCTCTACTACCTGCACCCGTTCCTGCAGCGGCAGCAGCTCGACTACGCCATCTACGTCATCCACCAG GCGGGCAACGACACGTTCAATCGGGCCAAGCTGATGAACGTGGGCTTCCGCGAGGCCATGCGCGAGGAGGACTGGGGCTGCCTGTTCTTCCACGACGTGGACTTGATCCCCGAGGACGACCGCAACTCGTACACGTGCGACGCCAACCCCAAGCACTCCGCTATCGCCATGGACAAGTTTGGCTACAA GCTTCCATATCAGATGTATTTTGGGGGCGTGTCGGCCCTTACTCCTCTCCACTACTTGAAAATAAACGGCTTCCCCAACAACTACTGGGGCTGGGGCGGCGAGGATGACGACATCGCCGCCAG AGTATCGTTGGCGGGGTTGTCCATCACGAGGCCGTCGTTGAAGGTGGGCCGCTACAAGATGATTAAACACAAGCATGACAAAGGCAACGACATCAACCCAAAAAG ATTCAACATGCTAGCCAAAACCCGCCAAACATGGAAGCAGGACGGCATGAACACTGTCCAGTACAGCGTGTTATCCCGCCAGTACCTCCCACTCTACACCAACATCACGGTGGACATTGGCAGCGAAACCCGGACAGTGAGCCACCAGCCTtga